The genomic interval TGGTCTTATCATTTTTAAGCCACGTTCTCTTGAGATTAGCTTGCAACCCGGCGGTATTATGCTTGAGACGTTCACTATGTTGCAATGTTGTATGCCTGCGCTTCTCAATGCCAACTCAAAAGATTGCAGTTGCTCTTTATGTTTTCCAACACCTTTCGTTAGAAAGAAATATTTTGGAATCATTTTGCAATACATTTAGCAAATGCGCTTATTAGTTTTTTGTTTTTGTGATACACAAAAATTTTGATTAGCGCTTCTCTCGATAGGAGAAAAGAATACATGTAAACACGCATATTTTATTTGAGGTTAGTTTGGTGTCGCATTACCGAAGCGTATTCACGGACGAAACAAAGCTTGACTTAAACTACGTGCCATTTAGGCTTCCTCATAGAGATGTTGAACTGCGTTTGCTCATGAAGTTTTTCGGTTTTATGCTGCAGTTTCCTGGGAAAATGACTCAAAGAGTGATGATAACTGGTGATGTGGGCTCCGGCAAAACTGTTCTTTCTCAACGTTTCGGGGCTGACATTTCTCGTGAAGCAGACAAGCGTGGAATAAATCTTCGTTATGTGCATGTTAACTGTCGTGAATACCGTGGAAGCTTGTTCTTATTATTGCATCATGTAGTTTCTACTTTTCATCCGAATTTTCCAAAACGCGGTTACTCAGCAGAAGAGCTTCTAGGCATGCTCATGCAAATTTTGGATGAAGAAGACGCTTATGTTATTTTGACTTTAGACGAATTTGAAAGTCTCATCGAAAGAGAAGGCTCTGATGCTGTTTACAAGCTCACGCGGCTGCATGAAACGAGGCAGAATAAGCCTCAAAGGCTTTCGCTTGTTTGTATTTTGCGAAACTTGAGAGCGATTGAGCGGTTGGATGAGAGTACACGTAGCACTTTGCAGTCTAACGTAATCAGTCTTGAAAGATACTCTAGGCAGCAACTTGTAGACATCCTTAACGACCGTGTTTCGCTTGCATTTAAACCACTAGCTGTGCTAGAAGACGCTTTGAGCCTAATGGCTGAACTTGCATCTTCCGAAGGCGGAAACGCACGTTTCGGTATTGATTTGCTCTGGAGAGC from Candidatus Bathyarchaeota archaeon A05DMB-5 carries:
- a CDS encoding ORC1-type DNA replication protein yields the protein MSHYRSVFTDETKLDLNYVPFRLPHRDVELRLLMKFFGFMLQFPGKMTQRVMITGDVGSGKTVLSQRFGADISREADKRGINLRYVHVNCREYRGSLFLLLHHVVSTFHPNFPKRGYSAEELLGMLMQILDEEDAYVILTLDEFESLIEREGSDAVYKLTRLHETRQNKPQRLSLVCILRNLRAIERLDESTRSTLQSNVISLERYSRQQLVDILNDRVSLAFKPLAVLEDALSLMAELASSEGGNARFGIDLLWRAGKYADSEELDSVTPECVRKAVSSIIPAMRKSELGSLNFHEKLFLLGTARLFTKSQKAYISLTEAEQAYAVVCEEFNESPHSHTQLWKYLHNFSVLGILKTEVSAAGSRGRSTLVFLPRISADDLEKELSALLKKGKA